One Pseudomonas rhizophila DNA window includes the following coding sequences:
- the nosR gene encoding transcriptional regulator NosR has product MTPPFVMLHPSRFWLHGLFVLLLLIASLAQAKDYGDIQQQRIHQVLSPVDSISEPDGPFKVRKLSAAGKVVGYVFQSLDVVDIPAYSGKPINVQVILDPAGVILDAFVLEHHEPILLIGIAEEKLHAFSARYSGIKVNQRVVVGHSSDPNAVTVDAIAGATVTAMVVNEVIMRAAHDVAVSLELVKGDAGLAVAPARVRDDLYEPADWKTLTGNGAVRRLHLTRGQADASFKGTEAEGVEAASAEQADDTFIDLYVTHLNPPTIGRNLLGEAQYRTLMAELKPGEQAIAVMGSGRYSFKGSGYVRGGIFDRVQVRQFGDAISFRDLDFQRLDDVAPTDMPEFDEMAIFIVRASHRFDPGSPWSLELLVRRQTGPVSGIFSSFELAYQLPEPYLERPLPTAEQLAAAEEASRPMWLTLWYQKSLEISVLGVALLVLTAILFLQDALARRPKLLHWVRRGYLMFTVVFLGGYALAQLSVVNVLTFVHALFEGFRWELFLTDPLIFILWVFTAASILLWGRGVFCGWLCPFGALQELLNELARKLKVPQYELPFAVHERLWAIKYIILLVLFGVSLESMSSAERLAEVEPFKTAITLRFDRQWWFVAYALGLLVVNLFTRKVYCRYICPLGAALAMPTRLRLFDWLKRRKECGNPCQLCAKECEIQAIHPDGRINANECHYCLDCQMTWHNENKCPPLINKRKKRSKASATETQLIPVVQVTPAP; this is encoded by the coding sequence ATGACCCCTCCCTTTGTGATGCTGCACCCATCCCGCTTCTGGCTCCATGGGCTGTTCGTTCTCCTGCTGTTGATCGCAAGCCTCGCCCAGGCCAAGGACTACGGAGATATCCAGCAACAGCGCATCCACCAGGTCCTGAGCCCGGTCGATTCGATCTCCGAGCCCGACGGCCCCTTCAAGGTTCGCAAACTGTCCGCTGCCGGCAAGGTCGTCGGCTATGTGTTCCAGAGCTTGGATGTGGTGGACATTCCCGCTTATTCAGGCAAGCCCATCAACGTCCAGGTGATCCTCGATCCGGCCGGTGTGATCCTCGATGCTTTTGTGCTTGAGCACCACGAACCGATCCTGCTGATCGGCATTGCCGAAGAAAAACTCCACGCGTTCAGTGCCCGCTACAGCGGCATCAAGGTCAATCAACGGGTGGTGGTGGGGCATTCCAGCGACCCCAACGCGGTGACGGTGGATGCAATTGCCGGCGCCACCGTGACGGCGATGGTGGTCAATGAAGTCATCATGCGCGCCGCTCACGATGTCGCGGTTTCCCTGGAGCTGGTCAAGGGGGACGCGGGGTTGGCGGTGGCGCCGGCACGCGTGCGCGATGACCTCTACGAACCCGCCGACTGGAAAACCTTGACCGGCAACGGCGCGGTGCGTCGCCTGCACCTGACGCGCGGCCAGGCCGATGCTTCCTTCAAGGGGACCGAGGCCGAGGGTGTTGAAGCCGCCAGCGCCGAGCAAGCAGACGACACCTTCATCGACCTGTATGTCACCCACCTGAACCCGCCCACCATCGGTCGCAACCTGCTGGGCGAGGCGCAATACCGCACGTTGATGGCCGAACTCAAACCCGGCGAGCAGGCCATCGCCGTGATGGGCAGCGGTCGCTATTCCTTCAAGGGCTCGGGGTATGTGCGCGGCGGCATTTTCGATCGGGTACAGGTGCGTCAGTTCGGCGACGCCATCAGCTTTCGCGACCTGGACTTCCAGCGTCTGGACGACGTGGCGCCGACGGACATGCCGGAGTTCGACGAAATGGCGATTTTCATCGTCCGCGCCTCCCACCGTTTCGACCCGGGTTCGCCCTGGAGCCTGGAGCTGCTGGTGCGTCGTCAGACCGGACCTGTCAGTGGCATCTTCAGCAGCTTTGAACTGGCTTATCAATTGCCCGAGCCCTATCTGGAAAGGCCATTGCCAACGGCTGAACAACTGGCAGCTGCCGAAGAAGCCAGCCGACCGATGTGGTTGACCCTCTGGTACCAGAAAAGCCTCGAGATCAGCGTACTGGGCGTGGCCCTGCTGGTGCTCACGGCGATCCTGTTCCTGCAGGATGCGCTGGCCCGGCGCCCGAAGCTGTTGCACTGGGTCCGCCGTGGCTACCTGATGTTCACCGTGGTGTTTCTCGGTGGTTATGCATTGGCCCAGCTGTCGGTGGTCAATGTGCTGACCTTCGTTCATGCCCTGTTCGAAGGCTTTCGCTGGGAACTGTTCCTCACCGATCCGCTGATTTTCATCCTTTGGGTGTTCACCGCCGCCAGCATTCTGTTGTGGGGGCGCGGGGTGTTCTGCGGGTGGCTGTGTCCGTTCGGTGCGTTGCAAGAGTTGCTCAACGAGCTGGCGCGCAAGTTGAAAGTGCCGCAGTACGAGCTGCCGTTCGCCGTCCACGAGCGACTCTGGGCAATCAAATACATCATTTTGCTGGTGCTGTTCGGCGTCTCGCTGGAGTCGATGTCCAGCGCCGAACGGTTGGCCGAAGTGGAGCCCTTCAAGACCGCCATCACCCTCAGGTTCGACCGTCAGTGGTGGTTCGTGGCGTATGCGCTGGGTCTGCTGGTGGTCAACCTGTTCACCCGCAAAGTCTATTGCCGCTACATCTGCCCGTTGGGGGCCGCCCTGGCGATGCCGACCCGGCTGCGATTGTTCGACTGGCTCAAGCGCCGCAAGGAATGTGGCAACCCCTGCCAGCTGTGCGCCAAGGAATGCGAGATCCAGGCGATTCACCCCGATGGCCGGATCAACGCCAACGAATGTCACTACTGCCTCGATTGCCAGATGACCTGGCACAACGAAAACAAATGCCCGCCACTGATCAACAAGCGCAAAAAGCGCAGCAAGGCGAGCGCGACCGAGACGCAACTGATTCCCGTGGTGCAGGTGACCCCGGCGCCTTAA
- a CDS encoding F-box protein, with protein sequence MGNCISGVRKYHSDATSIDPLPPEAPAAGPAARPHDVQPTGRQTAPARQDAPANHPRESLLTGIQFNHSSADHSLGPSPLSNVPQDILLEVAGHLPAKDKAALARTARAYHQTLPNAGREHNQLQKLVRQFNAGHGRAAPQAIDDALRLLASPLHSADHQELSRHLATYLQRQLSELSEGTRDVEHLKKTIEQTLSLIDTSPRQSMKLAGAMASLLNFTRAPVLATTGLAASSKLREVVTSAQPMGMRTTKDQMAWTLRNMNLHGLQHLPEEDRSAALKQHISAMESLYATNYTPSIPMINPLSSATRAVASLRASEQDELMARLNKLQRWA encoded by the coding sequence ATGGGCAACTGTATTTCCGGCGTGCGCAAATATCATAGCGACGCCACCTCGATCGATCCATTACCGCCAGAGGCTCCTGCCGCCGGCCCAGCCGCCCGTCCACACGATGTGCAACCTACCGGAAGGCAAACAGCGCCGGCACGACAGGATGCCCCTGCGAACCATCCACGCGAGTCACTCTTGACGGGTATTCAGTTTAATCATTCATCTGCAGACCACTCACTCGGGCCCAGCCCTTTGAGCAATGTTCCGCAAGATATCCTTTTGGAGGTGGCCGGTCATTTGCCCGCAAAAGACAAGGCTGCGCTCGCCAGGACAGCGCGTGCTTATCACCAGACCTTACCCAACGCCGGCCGGGAGCATAACCAATTGCAGAAATTGGTCCGCCAGTTCAATGCTGGTCATGGACGCGCTGCCCCCCAGGCAATAGACGATGCCTTAAGGTTATTAGCCTCACCCCTCCACTCTGCAGATCATCAAGAACTGAGTCGCCACCTGGCAACCTATTTGCAACGCCAACTTTCAGAGTTAAGCGAGGGTACTCGAGACGTTGAGCATTTGAAAAAAACGATCGAGCAGACTCTATCATTAATTGATACCTCACCCCGGCAAAGCATGAAACTGGCGGGCGCAATGGCGTCGTTGTTGAACTTCACACGCGCGCCGGTCTTGGCCACTACAGGCTTGGCTGCATCAAGCAAGTTGCGTGAAGTCGTCACATCGGCCCAGCCCATGGGAATGAGGACAACAAAAGACCAGATGGCCTGGACCTTGAGAAATATGAACCTGCATGGGTTGCAACATCTACCCGAGGAAGATCGAAGTGCCGCGCTCAAGCAGCATATAAGCGCAATGGAAAGCTTATATGCAACGAACTACACACCTTCAATTCCTATGATCAACCCGTTATCTTCCGCGACCCGAGCAGTTGCCTCGCTGCGTGCCTCAGAGCAGGATGAGCTTATGGCCAGACTGAATAAGCTTCAACGCTGGGCTTGA
- a CDS encoding lytic transglycosylase domain-containing protein: protein MFAARPERPINFGPPPEVPNGPVPAQKSDTEQTELMMQLMEVIMKAIMQWLHALMNQQEGGGGGGIAQPGHHPHNTLMAQPGGSAAPGGGVNNAQAGGVAGSPALSGQGGLHLPAQLEPYRQDIVDASNATGVPGNVIAGQIWAESRGNLNSSSTNVNGKTDAGLMQVNADTFAQLKRDNPALLGNADVNNPRDNIMAGALYLRDQTNAFGGDISAGLRAYNSGPDKVNRNDLADTGGVGDPGYPANVLKFAEIIGSGRGQLPG, encoded by the coding sequence ATGTTCGCGGCTCGCCCCGAGCGGCCGATCAATTTCGGCCCGCCGCCGGAGGTGCCTAACGGGCCTGTGCCTGCACAGAAGAGTGATACCGAGCAAACTGAGCTGATGATGCAACTGATGGAAGTCATCATGAAGGCCATCATGCAGTGGCTCCACGCCTTGATGAATCAACAGGAAGGGGGCGGGGGAGGTGGGATTGCCCAACCGGGGCATCACCCCCACAACACGTTGATGGCGCAACCGGGCGGTTCTGCTGCGCCTGGCGGTGGAGTCAACAATGCCCAGGCCGGTGGCGTGGCAGGCAGTCCGGCCTTGAGCGGTCAGGGTGGGTTGCACTTGCCCGCGCAATTGGAGCCGTATCGCCAGGATATCGTGGATGCCTCCAATGCTACGGGTGTTCCAGGCAACGTGATAGCAGGGCAGATCTGGGCGGAGTCCAGAGGCAACCTGAATTCCAGCAGCACCAATGTCAACGGCAAGACCGACGCTGGCTTGATGCAAGTCAACGCCGACACGTTCGCTCAATTGAAGAGGGACAATCCGGCGCTGCTTGGCAATGCCGACGTCAACAACCCCCGGGACAACATCATGGCGGGTGCCCTCTATTTGCGCGATCAGACCAATGCTTTCGGTGGCGACATCAGCGCAGGACTGCGCGCCTATAACTCCGGCCCCGACAAGGTGAATCGCAACGATTTGGCGGATACCGGAGGGGTAGGGGATCCCGGTTATCCGGCCAACGTATTGAAGTTCGCCGAGATCATTGGAAGCGGCAGAGGTCAACTGCCTGGCTGA
- the sctW gene encoding type III secretion system gatekeeper subunit SctW, producing MKIPGFTPVAIHSVNPASARPALSATKTASHIAKDQGTTPHQVARFTSALIQQSKELSQRELVIGGTVLQSKAMKLGELYQMLMGSNDKRLDEAVRTLRQTLKRQRSDESLLGRVLAFAGGDPAKAHVMLQAAMKQAHHEGARDEHQVLSDHASALRQRHGNRARAGINTARAFSRSGLDSQRRKNLRELYYNGVVGQPTISSLIDTLLGQEDGEAQFEPTLRDLRRAIADDLASVNPSSPRQQLRTLMHGVNTAKHVSTLLKSCEHLLGRMRDKNPQLQVSAPTFLKHLLVLSGKGMNLQETLQLTQFIGGAQLKHQLSFLNGLRPMLQQLPILLWQDLKSRQNALGNLLLLMAELTQQEQNQLKGNPA from the coding sequence ATGAAAATCCCCGGTTTCACCCCAGTCGCGATTCATTCGGTCAATCCGGCAAGCGCCCGCCCAGCGTTATCCGCTACGAAGACGGCGTCGCACATCGCAAAAGATCAGGGCACCACGCCGCACCAGGTGGCGCGATTCACCTCGGCATTGATCCAACAAAGCAAAGAGCTCAGCCAGCGTGAGCTGGTCATCGGCGGTACCGTCTTGCAATCAAAGGCGATGAAGCTCGGTGAGCTTTATCAGATGCTGATGGGCAGTAATGACAAAAGGCTGGATGAAGCAGTGCGTACCCTGCGCCAGACCCTGAAACGTCAACGCTCTGATGAGTCGCTGCTTGGCCGGGTGCTCGCCTTCGCTGGCGGGGACCCGGCCAAAGCGCACGTCATGCTGCAAGCAGCCATGAAACAAGCGCATCACGAAGGTGCCCGGGATGAGCACCAGGTGCTGTCGGATCACGCCAGCGCACTCCGGCAGCGCCATGGCAACAGAGCCCGCGCGGGTATCAATACTGCCCGGGCCTTTTCCAGATCGGGGCTGGACTCGCAGCGACGCAAGAATCTGCGGGAATTGTATTACAACGGCGTCGTAGGCCAGCCCACCATATCCAGCCTCATCGACACGCTACTGGGTCAGGAGGATGGCGAAGCGCAGTTCGAGCCGACCTTGCGCGACCTGCGTCGTGCCATTGCCGACGACCTTGCCTCAGTCAATCCATCGAGTCCTCGCCAGCAATTACGCACCTTGATGCATGGCGTGAATACCGCCAAGCATGTATCGACGCTGCTTAAAAGCTGCGAACACCTGCTCGGGCGCATGCGTGACAAGAACCCGCAACTGCAGGTCAGCGCACCGACGTTTCTCAAACACCTGCTCGTACTCTCGGGCAAGGGCATGAACCTGCAGGAAACCTTGCAACTCACGCAATTTATCGGCGGCGCGCAACTCAAGCATCAGTTGTCGTTTCTCAACGGCCTGCGCCCGATGCTCCAACAGCTGCCTATCTTGCTGTGGCAAGACCTCAAGTCCCGGCAGAATGCTTTGGGGAACCTGTTGTTGCTGATGGCCGAACTCACTCAGCAAGAGCAAAACCAGCTCAAGGGGAACCCGGCCTGA
- a CDS encoding nitrous oxide reductase family maturation protein NosD, which yields MTGNQQQPAGYARAPVIALVLLLLSGGALAAPQPITDLPLQADGERQWRLPAGQYRGSFSIDQPMTLTCAPDAVFQGQGEGNGLIIRAPNVQVQGCTFLNWGHDLTAMNAAVFIQPVAQGAVVRANRMQGQGFGIWVDGARDVSLINNRIQGDPGLRSQDRGNGIHLYAVHGARVIGNHVRETRDGIYIDTSNGNLLEGNILEDLRYGVHYMFANDNRLLGNVTRRTRTGYALMQSRQLTVIGNRSEQDQNYGILMNYITYSTLRDNVVTDVRDGSTGDTMITGAEGKALFIYNSLFNRIEGNHFERSAVGIHLTAGSEDNRIAGNVFAGNQRQVKYVATRLQEWSVDGRGNYWSDYLGWDRNGDGLGDVAYEPNDNVDRLLWLYPQVRLLMNSPGIELLRWVQRAFPVMKSPGVMDSHPLMHAPLQPPPRNSAQEDAS from the coding sequence ATGACCGGTAACCAGCAACAGCCTGCGGGCTACGCTCGCGCACCGGTCATTGCCCTGGTGCTCCTGCTACTGTCGGGCGGCGCGCTTGCCGCGCCGCAGCCGATCACCGACTTGCCATTGCAGGCCGACGGTGAACGGCAATGGCGCCTGCCTGCGGGCCAATACCGCGGCTCGTTCAGCATCGACCAACCCATGACCCTCACGTGCGCGCCGGATGCGGTATTCCAGGGGCAGGGTGAGGGCAATGGGTTGATCATTCGCGCCCCGAACGTCCAGGTCCAGGGCTGTACCTTCCTGAACTGGGGCCACGACCTCACGGCCATGAATGCCGCGGTGTTCATCCAGCCTGTCGCCCAGGGTGCGGTGGTCCGTGCCAACCGCATGCAGGGCCAGGGTTTCGGTATCTGGGTCGATGGCGCGCGGGACGTCAGCCTGATCAACAACCGCATCCAGGGCGATCCCGGGCTGCGCTCCCAGGACCGGGGGAACGGCATTCACTTGTACGCGGTACACGGTGCCCGGGTCATCGGCAACCACGTACGCGAGACCCGCGACGGCATCTATATCGACACCTCCAACGGCAACCTGCTCGAGGGCAACATCCTTGAGGATTTGCGCTACGGCGTGCACTACATGTTCGCTAACGATAACCGTCTGTTGGGCAACGTCACCCGGCGCACCCGCACCGGTTATGCCTTGATGCAAAGCCGTCAACTGACGGTCATCGGCAACCGCTCCGAACAGGACCAGAACTACGGGATCCTGATGAACTACATCACCTATTCCACCCTGCGCGACAACGTGGTCACCGATGTTCGCGACGGGTCCACCGGCGACACCATGATCACCGGTGCCGAGGGCAAGGCCCTGTTCATTTACAACTCATTGTTCAACCGCATCGAAGGCAATCATTTCGAGCGCAGCGCGGTGGGCATCCACCTGACCGCCGGTTCGGAGGACAACCGCATCGCCGGCAACGTGTTCGCCGGCAACCAGCGCCAGGTCAAATACGTGGCCACGCGGTTGCAGGAGTGGTCGGTGGACGGGCGCGGCAATTACTGGAGTGATTACCTGGGTTGGGATCGCAATGGCGACGGACTGGGAGACGTGGCCTATGAACCCAACGACAACGTCGATCGCCTGCTGTGGCTGTACCCCCAGGTACGGCTGTTGATGAACAGTCCGGGTATCGAGCTGCTGCGCTGGGTACAGCGGGCGTTCCCGGTCATGAAATCCCCCGGGGTGATGGACAGCCATCCATTGATGCACGCGCCGCTCCAGCCCCCGCCACGCAACAGTGCTCAGGAGGACGCGTCTTGA
- a CDS encoding FAD-dependent monooxygenase, producing MTEGLWMRILIVGGGIAGFSMARALELKGYQADLVERRPDEASGDSGLFLPGNAGRALKQLGLLDRVQSAAAVIRTQSILDKNGRQLSVTQTQDVWGSCGPCLSLPRAGLHGILRQSLSRTQLRFGLAVETIKLSATTCQVSFSDGSSSTYDIVIGADGIGSSVRGMLFPAINPTYVGNVSWRFITRNTTAIDSWTAMLGHRKALLAIPVNANDIYVYADTALAFQDIQSTTAQASLPALFKDFSGPILPLITQIPEGTLVHFSKIEQVVMDDWVKGRVVLIGDAAHAASPSMAQNAGMALEDALVLAESIAAAGSPDDALATYTAKRRHRVEWTQKQCAARDKMRAWPTPMRNAVLKVLGNRLYARSYSPLAAPL from the coding sequence ATGACTGAGGGCTTGTGGATGAGAATTTTGATTGTCGGTGGCGGAATCGCCGGTTTTTCCATGGCCAGAGCGCTTGAACTCAAAGGCTACCAGGCAGATTTGGTGGAACGCCGCCCTGACGAGGCCTCTGGTGACTCAGGACTGTTTCTGCCGGGAAACGCTGGCCGCGCGCTCAAACAACTGGGCCTGCTCGACCGTGTTCAAAGTGCCGCCGCCGTCATCCGCACCCAAAGCATCCTCGACAAAAACGGCAGGCAGCTATCTGTGACACAGACCCAAGACGTGTGGGGATCATGCGGGCCCTGCCTCTCACTTCCTCGCGCTGGGTTGCACGGCATTCTGCGTCAATCCTTGTCTCGGACTCAGCTACGTTTTGGATTGGCGGTAGAAACGATCAAGCTATCAGCCACGACATGCCAGGTGAGCTTTTCCGATGGTTCATCCTCCACTTATGACATTGTCATCGGTGCTGATGGTATTGGTTCATCGGTACGCGGCATGCTGTTCCCGGCGATCAATCCGACCTACGTCGGTAATGTCAGCTGGCGCTTCATAACGCGTAACACCACAGCCATTGATAGCTGGACGGCGATGCTGGGTCATCGCAAAGCTCTGCTCGCAATTCCCGTAAACGCCAATGACATCTATGTATACGCCGATACCGCGCTCGCCTTCCAGGACATTCAGAGCACAACCGCGCAAGCATCGCTGCCAGCACTGTTCAAAGATTTTTCCGGTCCTATTTTGCCGCTCATTACGCAGATACCGGAAGGCACGCTGGTGCATTTCAGCAAAATAGAACAAGTCGTCATGGACGATTGGGTAAAGGGACGTGTTGTGCTCATTGGCGATGCGGCTCACGCAGCCTCACCGAGTATGGCGCAGAACGCGGGCATGGCTCTTGAGGATGCGCTGGTATTGGCAGAGTCTATAGCCGCAGCAGGGAGCCCAGATGACGCACTCGCGACTTACACCGCCAAACGCAGACATCGCGTGGAATGGACGCAAAAGCAATGTGCAGCCCGGGATAAAATGCGGGCGTGGCCGACTCCGATGCGCAACGCCGTCCTCAAAGTGCTCGGTAACAGATTGTATGCACGGAGTTACTCGCCTTTGGCGGCCCCCCTTTGA
- a CDS encoding RNA polymerase sigma factor, whose product MCVINSITYPAPASLLRQLDRRMVQKVRLFIRAKVANPDDAEDLLQATFLEALRNEHKFRHDSLLLTWLCGIAFNLIRSHFRRLYNQPFHDDLQECGVLEMADSRDVVSEVSGLRQLVRVFRAMETLPPNMEEVIRVAMEMEGNYLETAARLDIPVGTVRSRLSRAREQLKRRVSSEY is encoded by the coding sequence ATGTGTGTAATCAACTCGATCACTTATCCGGCTCCGGCTTCTCTCCTTCGTCAGCTCGACCGCAGGATGGTGCAGAAGGTGCGGTTGTTTATCAGGGCAAAGGTCGCGAACCCTGATGATGCGGAGGATCTGCTCCAGGCAACCTTCCTCGAAGCGCTACGTAACGAGCACAAGTTTCGGCACGACTCGCTGCTGCTGACCTGGCTCTGCGGCATTGCCTTCAACCTCATTCGCAGTCATTTCAGGCGCCTCTACAACCAGCCGTTTCATGACGACCTGCAAGAGTGCGGTGTATTGGAAATGGCCGACAGTCGCGATGTTGTGTCCGAGGTCAGTGGCTTGCGTCAGCTGGTGCGAGTCTTTCGTGCGATGGAAACCTTGCCGCCGAATATGGAGGAGGTGATTCGGGTCGCGATGGAAATGGAAGGTAATTACCTGGAGACCGCCGCTCGGCTGGATATACCGGTTGGCACGGTGCGTTCGCGTTTGTCGCGGGCCCGCGAGCAACTCAAGCGGCGAGTCTCCAGCGAGTACTGA
- the nosZ gene encoding TAT-dependent nitrous-oxide reductase, which yields MSDKKTETSGAVEEPRGVSRRGFLGTSAVTGAVLAGATALGGAVFTRESWAAAAKEAKSKVHVGPGELDDYYGFWSGGHQGEVRVLGVPSMRELMRIPVFNVDSATGWGLTNESKRILGDSAKYQNGDCHHPHISMTDGKYDGKYLFINDKANSRVARIRLDIMKCDKILTVPNVQAIHGLRLQKVPYTKYVFANAEFVIPHPNDGRTFDLQDKNSYTMFNAIDAEKMEMAFQVIVDGNLDNSDADYTGKYAASTCYNSEKAYDLGGMMRNERDWVVVFNIPRIEAAIKAGKFITLDGSKVPVVDGRKTDGKDSAFTRYIPVPKNPHGLNTSSDGKYFIANGKLSPTVSMIAIDRLDDLFDDRYKDPREVIVAEPELGLGPLHTTFDGRGNAYTTLFIDSQVVKWNMDEAIRAYKGEKVNYIKQKLDVQYQPGHNHASLTETSEADGKWLVVLCKFSKDRFLPTGPLHPENDQLIDISGEEMKLVHDGPAFAEPHDCILARRDQIKTQKIWSRTDPFFAETVALAKKDGINLETDNKVIRDGNKVRVYMTSMAPAYGLTEFTVKQGNEVTVTITNIDQIEDVSHGFVMTNHGVSMEISPQQTSSITFIADKAGLHWYYCSWFCHALHMEMVGRMLVEKA from the coding sequence ATGAGCGATAAAAAAACCGAAACCAGCGGCGCGGTCGAAGAACCCAGGGGCGTCAGCCGTCGAGGATTTCTAGGGACCAGTGCGGTGACCGGCGCCGTACTGGCCGGCGCCACGGCGCTGGGCGGCGCGGTGTTCACCCGTGAGTCCTGGGCTGCGGCGGCCAAGGAAGCCAAGTCCAAAGTCCACGTCGGCCCCGGCGAGCTGGACGACTATTACGGTTTCTGGAGCGGTGGCCATCAGGGCGAGGTGAGGGTGTTGGGCGTACCGTCCATGCGCGAGCTGATGCGTATTCCGGTGTTCAACGTCGACTCGGCCACCGGTTGGGGGCTGACCAACGAAAGCAAGCGCATCCTGGGTGACAGCGCCAAGTACCAGAACGGCGACTGCCATCACCCACACATCTCCATGACCGATGGCAAATACGACGGCAAATACCTGTTCATCAACGATAAGGCCAATTCCCGGGTCGCGCGCATTCGCCTGGATATCATGAAGTGCGACAAGATTCTCACCGTGCCCAACGTCCAGGCGATCCATGGCCTGCGCCTGCAAAAGGTGCCGTACACCAAGTACGTGTTCGCCAACGCCGAATTCGTCATCCCGCACCCCAATGACGGTCGCACGTTCGACCTGCAAGACAAGAACAGCTACACGATGTTCAACGCCATCGACGCCGAAAAAATGGAAATGGCCTTCCAGGTGATCGTCGACGGCAACCTGGACAACTCCGACGCCGACTACACCGGCAAGTACGCCGCTAGCACCTGCTACAACTCCGAGAAGGCCTACGACCTGGGCGGCATGATGCGCAACGAGCGTGACTGGGTGGTGGTATTCAACATCCCGCGCATCGAAGCGGCGATCAAGGCCGGCAAGTTCATCACTCTGGACGGCTCCAAGGTGCCGGTGGTCGATGGTCGTAAAACCGATGGCAAGGACAGCGCGTTCACCCGCTACATCCCGGTGCCGAAGAATCCCCACGGGCTCAATACCTCGTCCGACGGCAAATACTTCATCGCCAACGGCAAGCTGTCGCCCACCGTCTCGATGATCGCCATCGACCGGCTGGATGATCTATTCGACGACCGCTACAAAGACCCGCGCGAGGTGATCGTCGCTGAGCCGGAACTGGGCCTGGGGCCGTTGCATACCACCTTCGACGGGCGCGGCAATGCCTACACCACCTTGTTCATCGACAGTCAGGTGGTGAAGTGGAACATGGACGAGGCCATCCGTGCCTACAAGGGCGAGAAGGTCAACTACATCAAGCAAAAGCTCGATGTGCAGTACCAACCCGGCCACAACCACGCGTCCCTGACCGAAACCAGCGAGGCGGACGGCAAATGGCTGGTGGTCTTGTGCAAGTTCTCCAAGGACCGCTTCCTGCCCACCGGTCCGCTGCACCCGGAAAACGACCAGTTGATCGACATTTCCGGCGAAGAGATGAAGCTGGTACACGATGGCCCGGCCTTTGCCGAACCCCATGACTGCATCCTTGCCCGGCGTGACCAGATCAAGACCCAGAAGATCTGGAGCCGCACCGATCCGTTCTTCGCTGAAACCGTGGCCTTGGCCAAGAAGGATGGCATCAACCTGGAGACCGACAACAAGGTCATCCGTGACGGTAACAAGGTGCGGGTCTACATGACTTCGATGGCGCCGGCCTATGGCCTGACGGAGTTCACCGTCAAGCAAGGCAACGAGGTGACGGTGACGATCACCAACATCGACCAGATCGAAGACGTCTCCCACGGCTTTGTCATGACCAACCACGGCGTGAGCATGGAGATCAGCCCGCAACAGACCTCGTCCATCACCTTCATCGCCGACAAGGCCGGTTTGCATTGGTACTACTGCAGCTGGTTCTGCCACGCCCTGCACATGGAAATGGTCGGGCGCATGCTGGTTGAAAAGGCCTGA